The window ACAAACATTCatttttctgtaaccgcttatcctgttcggggtcgcaggggggctggagcctatcccagctgacattgggagagaggtagggtacaccctggacaggtcgccagactatcacagggctgacacatagagacagacaaccattcacactcacagtcacacctacggccaatttagagtcaccagttaacctgcatgtctttggactgtgggaggaagccggagtacctggagaaatcCACGCTGACGCGGggtgaacatgcaaactctgcacagaagggcccctccaccctgggtttgaaccgggaaccctcttgctgtgaggtgacaatgctaaccactgcaccgccGTGTGAAGCCTTTCAATGTAAAAGTTCACATTTCGAATGTtacaaatcatttaaaaattataatactatcattttacttcatactgGCACTTAACTGTTGCCAAAATGTAGATTgacctaactcactctaattACCATTTTCCTACATCACACATATACAGCTTGCCTGCAATtcttaaataattaaaacatgaTTTGGCTGAAAATCTGTCCCTGAATTTGGTTAAAAGGTGTCTTGAAtgggtcttaaaaagcattaaatgtaaCTGGCTCACACCTGTAGACACCCGGTCAAGGTGTCACAGTATGCCAGGAAATTTAAAATGCCAaaggtatgattttcaataatgtcaaaaatacagacatccctttttctattaaactgatacagagatgctgtattgaggcgATGTATTGTAGTGCACAGTGCATGCCACCAGAGGTCACTCTCTAAGGTGGCGACTGTGAGTGGCGGGATAACATTACAGGACTACTTAAAAGGACAACAGACTCAGCCCCTGTTCAGGAGCATTGCTACTGGCATTGGATCAGTACTCGGTGTCGGCTAATACACAAAGCGTAGGTATTAGCTGTGGTACTGAAAAGtcaaatcagtgcatccctaaggTTGAAGCATGTTTGTCCATACAGGACTGATGTATGTCTGCATCTTTTCATCTTGTGTCCAGGGCACTAGAGCTGGCAGTCAAACACAAGACCCACGTGGACACGGTGCTGGCCTTTAGAGGAAAGTTCCTACAGAAATTTGGCAGGAAGGAGACCAATAAGAGATTTCTGCAGTACGCTGAGGGGGTAAGTAAGGACAGCGTTGCACTGCATCAATTGATTGAGGCGGTGATCACACTGGAAGCCAGCAGTGGAGGGTGACTTGTTCTAATTGTTTTCCAAGGGttattagttgttttttttttttgctctgctTAATACACTCTAGAGTGCTTTTAgttgaaaaaaaagttaatcttgAGGGGATAAGCACTTAATGTCACATCAGGTATTTCTCTGCTGTCACATCGGGGTGGGGTGCCTCTGGCTGCAAAAAATGCCTCAGCCTGATCAGGAGGGGGAAAGCATTAAAACACACCACAGTTTTCAGGCATCCAGTGTGATCTCCGCCTTCTCATGTAATCTGACTAATTTAGCTGCTTTGTCAATCCAACACTGATCAAAGCAAAATGCAGTATCTTATCTAGTCTAATCTCATCccgtctttctgtctctctgccagGTCGAGGTGGACTGGGAGAAAATCGAGGCGAAGATAGAGATGGAGTTGtctaaagagagagagaaggctgCTAATGCCTCTGTGAGGAGCAGCGTAGCCTCACGACGTTAGTGTTCGCGGGACCTCTGTCTAATATATCCGCTTCACAGCGATCGATTCCCATGTGTTTCTGACATTTGGCAAATATTAAGTGGTTTGGCCCGGCCTCAGGGTAATAAAAAATGTCTGTACTTGAGGTAAAATGTCTACCATTAGTTACAAGTCCATTAACTTCAAGTGAAAACAAAAGGGAACATTTGGAGATGTGAAGATTAGCAGGCCATGAGGAATATGACACTTGACTCTGACTGTTACACTACAATCTTGTGGTGCATGCTGTGTAATGTAAAACATTTGCACATCATTATACGTGGCATTCTGTTACTGTGGGTGGATGATTTGACTTGTGATGAGACTATCTATATTTCACAGCAACAACATCAGTACGGCCTTTCTGTCATATCggcttctctgtggtttcagTGTGTCAGGTTTTAAGTTGATTATCTTTTCTGTAAGTCAAAATTATCTTGATATGCTCAGACATGCTGCTTTGTGTTTTGTCACTGAACTTtgactctgtgtttttatatgaatagatatttttacagtttatatATTCAAAACTTTGCCTTCTGTGAACACTAAAGAGAATGTCAGTTAATAAAACTGATGGAAATATTGTACATATCCACCCTAAATATTCTCTTTTACCTCGCTTTCTCCATTTTTTAATATTCCTTCAATGTCTTGATGCTTCACTGGTTTCATATAAAGATCATAGAGTATTTCTGACATGTTTTTTCAGCTTTGCACATGCACCCAGAGGTATTTCTGGGTACATGTGTGTTTTAGACTCCAATATATCTACAGTGTGAGCTTCTCTTTGAGTTATTCTTGTATTTCCTTTTCTGCTGAGGTGTGAAACCAACTGCTTGCCATGCAGCTCCACCCCCTGGTTGGCAGAAGGCCAGTACATCAGCGGACCATTATAGCCTATCCATCTCCTCTAGTGGCCCAGGAGGGACAAGTGAGGGAGAAGATCTGTCTCTGAGAGCAACTGCTAGACCGTATCACGATGATGTGGATAGACGCGGTAGAAATCGATCGGCATAATCCCCGAAACTGAGCGGCCACAGATGAAACATCAGAGAAAACGGTAGATGTAGGAAAATCTATCAATGGGTTCATTCTCTCttgctgttgcttttttttccctctctcagcAACGTGCACTTTTAGCCGCTTCTAGCCGAAGTCTGACTCACTGTCTTTCTCGTATTTTGCTCCCTCCATCCGCTTTTCTTTCTGAGCCCACTCTCTGTGTGATAAACCATAGTCATCCAGACCAAACACCATTAATCTATGAAAAGACTTATCAGCAGGGAGTCAGGTTTCACATGCATTACCACTGAGAGCGGCCACACAcattgaaaaatagaaatgaaTTATGTGTTGTATTCATACTCCCTCTTTCATTATATGATGCATACCCAATCTCAGTAATGTGACAGGATTTTTTGCATATAagtaatgaaaaataatttgttggaCTACTAGTTTATTAAAACTATTTTGTGTACTTTTACCCAAGTTACACTTTATACACTGGATATCTTGAGCCTCGTCTGTAGGGCTAGGTAGTGTTTAAAAAACTGCGATATCAGTACCCATAAAGTGACACCAATACCAATAGAGCACTTCATTTGATACTTTAAATTTTCTAATCATAactgctatatcgtaggcaactggacttgcttgagtctCTTGAAGACGTCTCGCCTCATCCAAGAGGTTTCttaagagctcacatgtgacctcaacgacTCTTTAAGggttcacactcacacagagttTGAAGCCTGTGACACCGCACCAGaccgttagaactgaagaacccctttggatgagaggtgaaaatcttcaagaaacacacgcaagtccagttgcctacgacaaagcacttacgattaccaccACCTGTATGATTGAGAATCTTCGCCGACGTCTTTATATTCTCTGCTTCATCTGAAACCCATCGTGTGTGGAAGCATTCAGTTGCATAAAAGGCCACCAGACACTAGAAGTGTGTAGTATAGCTATACCTTTCAGCATCAGATACACCACacttgacttcaccacaccacagactgtatgggtagCTGCTGCAGTACTATAGTGGCCAATCACACGTTGCATTAAATCAAAGGTTGCTTGTGGCGACTGACTGCGAGCAAAACCATCCAAATAGTCATTTCTTCTAGATCTGGTTACAGAAAGGATCGTTTGATGGTAGAAGTTTTGATACTTGATGGCACCGAGTCAGTTCCTTAAAGGCATCGAGtaacaatacccagccctacttatCTATTGATTAAGAATATAAACATTACTTCATAGGCGTTTCTCAGTCTCAGCCTCAAGACTTCTAGCGCTCAGTGGTAACTAgttaacaataaacagactGTGCACatgttatacatttttaaaactacTCAGCACAAGATACCAAATAGATAGCCTACTATATCTCATGAAATCACAGAGCTTAATATCCATAATCATTGACTCACAACTGCAACAATGCAGCTCCCCTAAAAATACACTTCCCGGTTATTATGTAGAATTTATGAGCAGGATAATGCTCATTGATTTGAACTTTATAGTTATTCGTTCTTTGCTCCAGTGAGCAATCGAAGAACTGGATCACTGGAGCAGATTTTAATGTTGCTTACGAGTGTTTACTGTATAATTATCCCCTTGTCTCTGTATCTTTGTGCACATACAGTGCATGTTTGGATTTCATCCTCTCCCCTCACAGTGGATGCCCCAGCTGTGTGTTATCTGCTTAAAGTTTCATGCTGGGGCCTGTAGGAGACTGGTTATGCCCTCTGCTCCCAACCCCACTGTTACAGCTCTGAACAGCTGACTGACAATGACCTGCACACTTGTTATGGTTTGAGTAGCACTCATCTATGGCTTCATGCATCTTAGGGTCACATAGTCTATACCTCACCTACCCATCAGTGGGTTTTAAGCATGGATTTAATGCTTTTAAGTGCAAACTCCACCCACCCACAAACATCCCTCTGGAAAGGAAAGCCATCAGTGTTCACTATTGGCTCGACCATCATGGTCTGGCAGTATTGGATTACACAAGCCACCACAATCACACTCAGACTTTTAGTGTTGGGAGCATTAGAGGAACTCAGGGTCTCTAATCGTAAAGTCTAGTTTTGCGGATACAGATGCTTTAGCAGCAACATCGTCCACACTGGAATGGCTAAACATTTTGACAGAAACTGAAGTTTTAAATGTTGTGGTGGAGCTTCTCGGATAATATCAGTGCTGATTTAATAAGGTGAAGGTCACTGCACAGAACCATTTAAGAAAGGATAGGTAATAAAGCTGCAGAGTTTACGTACTAACAATGCTGTCCCATTCAGGCCAGGTACATAAAGTAGTGTATTTGTTTGCTATGGGTAGAGAAATTAGTTTCATTTGATGGAGGTTTGAGAAATGATAATTGATTAGGATTGAGAAACgatcatttaagtcattttttaaacacagttgTTAAAAATTCACTGCTTCCAGCCTCATATATGTAGATTTTTGTCACATATTGTCACACATCATGAACAAACagaacaagcaatttgaagacgTCATCTTAGCTTCTGGGAACCTATGCAGGACATTTTTCCCCATTCTATGCAATGTATTGGCATGTGATAATGATTGTCAGGTTACTCGGTCACAAAATTCTCTTTCTAATTAAGTTGTCCTCTCTTGACACTGGACTGATGGTGTGCTAACATTTCTTCAAGCTGTAGAGAGGATATGGCACCGCATGCCTGGTGAATGTCAAAGTAAAGTGACAATAACAAATGCTAATGTTATAACATAATGAGGCATTTTAATGGACAGTTAATGGCAAGTACACCTTTTTCTTTAATCCAGGTAAACAGGCCATTAAGCCTGAGGTaatgaggtgtgtgtggtgtcGACTTGGTTTTCAGTTTGTAGCAACACAAAAGACACTTCTTGTCTGATTAGTCGTAAATGCAAAGTAGCACAGGACAGTCACACACTTGACATGAACATACAAGTAGGTCTGAAGGTTtcctcctgtctctgtctcaccctTGTTTCCTGTTAGATGTCTCTTTGCCTTTTTCCTTTGCTTGGTCTGAGCTGTACAGTGTTCGTTCTGCTTGGGGCAGCAGTTGTGATCTTGTCTGACATGCTATCATCAAAGCACAACTTTGCTCTTTGGCAGCTTATATATCAGTATGCCAGCTGTAATCTCTGCCATTGTTTTTACTGAACTCAGAACCTGAGAGACACTGATACATGTAGCCTCAGGCAGCAAGGCTCCCAGGAtcagagctaaaaaaaaatgcacttctCTGCTGTGGCTTCAGCTTGTGCAGTAACAGACACGGCTCAGGTCACTGATAAAATGCTCATCTGTCAGCCCccagtgaggtgtgtgtgtgtgtgtgtgtgtgtgtgtgtgtgtgtgtgtgtgtgagtcacatTGAAAAAATATTGCCTTCATGCTGATAAGCTATAAATTAACTGTCTCTAAAGCCTGCTGATAAAAATGTGTGCTGCAAAAAGTactaaaattaatattcatCCCTTCACTCTCTCTTCCAGCCCACATTTCAGGTTactgaggggaaaaaatctaaatattctTCCTTTTGGATGCAAATtcaataaagaataaataaaagaaaaagaggtcTTTCAGGTCCAGTTGAATATTTAGCATTAAGACTAAGAAAGGGCGAGAATATGACAGAATAAGAACTGTTTCACGGTGCCACTGAACATTGAGGTGCTGAAGTAAAACTTAATGCGATTGTACCGGAGCCAAATTAGCCATCCCCATCACAAAGAGCGTCAATTTCAGCCGCCTTCTCTCCCCATAATCTCCCTTTACTTAACCCAAGCGGTTATTTGCATACAAAAGGCGAGTAATCCGCTATAATCTTCCAAAACACGTACATTTTCTCAGCCTCCTCCTTTATTCTTAACATTCAGGATTATAATTGCACTTGAGTTTATATCTCTGCAAGATAATTACCCTGATTATATTAAAATAAGAATGCTATATTGTCTGTGGTCAGTCTCAGACAGAGTTCCGAGATGTCCTTGGGCTGTGTTGCGGTCCTGACACCTCCAGGACATCCCGTCTCTGGTCTCCAGCTCTCGGTCCCGCGGCTCTCACCCTTCCCTGGCCGCCCCTCTCGCTCTCTGACAGCAAGTTATCATCGGAGCGGTCTCTGTGCATCTCCTGCATGCTCTCCTCATACGTGGGCAAGTATTTGACCTCGTCGTATGCAGGCAGGTTCGGGGAGGCGAAGTCCCCGAGGCTGTACTCGGGGTACCGGTCCAGCAGGGAGTCCTGGGACGCCGATGCGTGCCCGTGGAAGAGGGAGGGCTCCTCGCTGCGGTCATGGTGCGGGTGCCGGCGGGGCCGCGGGCAGATGATCCGCTGGATGAAGTAGCCCATGgcgaaaagcagcagcaggatcAGGATGCCCGACAGCTTCCGCGTAAACCAGCCGACGTTGTCGAAGAAGATGTGGATGGGGAGCTTGCAGCAGCGCACCGTGGAGCTGACACTGCCGTTCCCGGTGACGATGGGCGGACAGCACTGGTGGCCATCGCCGCACTGGACCTCCCCGCAGTTCCGGAGGGCTTGACAGGCAGACACCAAACATACCGACAAAAAGGTGCCAGTTGTCCCGCAAGTTGTCCTGCCGCCGCCCGGCAGACGGGGCATCATTTCTGGATGTCGCCCTGACGCGCGTCTCCCGCGCGTGCGATGTTGTAATGTTGGAAGTCCGCTCAGGTGTTACAGGTCTGCCTGTCTCTCCAGCTGTGCACTAATCATGTAGGCTGCTCTCATCTCACAGCCACTGCAGCGCGGAGCGGGACAGCAGGTGCCCCCCCGCTGAGGACGACCTGTCTGCTGTGGGATCCGCGGTAGGAGTGGAGCAACATCAGTGTCTGGAGGGAGCAGTGATGAGAATCATGAATAATCTTACATCATTATTACAAAGACATTAGAATCATTAGGTGTCCTCGCACTAGTGCAACCCACAGATTGGGTCCCCGTCATTTGTCAATGTCACATTCAACCTTACCTGAACTGTCCTGTCTGAGAGGCATGCGACCCCAGCTATAACACATCACCACCTCCTCTTGGATGAATGCAATGTTTGCTGCAGAGCCCCATGATGTAGCCTATGTTGTTTGGTAAGGTTCAGGGAGAATCCTGTACATGTAGGAGGGATGACAACTGCAGATGGGAGAGTGAGAAATCCTTAGTGGTGGAGGGAGGATTGAGATCCTTAAGCAGCAACACTCCAATATAGAAATACCTACATACAAACTAACATCCTGCACCTCCTGAAAATGTAATCTAACCAGGGGCGTAATCACCATTTTCACTCTACACCTTCTGCAACCCAGCAGTTGAAGGGAATTCCCCCCAAGAATTTTTTTCAGAGagcatttttaaacaaaactcTTAGATCAGGGGGGTTCTCAAAATCATACACAACATAtagcaacacacagcacagtaTGCAAACATATCTGGGGTCACATAGTCATGGCTAAGCCTCCCTCTAGCCACCAATTTAGACTTTCCATTAGCATGATAACTGATTCCCCCAAACAAGTACCataacatatacacatatacaatacatatacacacatctTCACAAAAATGTTATTCATAAAACAGGCAaacacatgctgacacacacacacattgagggCCACGCAAGCAAAGTGCCCATACTGTGACTTTGTTTTAATGACACACTAACTATAACAATCGACAGTGATATAGCCTACACTCAAATTACATTCtaattttttccttttaatataTTGACAGCAAGAGacagtacagtgtttgacaATAATTGTACCTACCTACGGTCTTCGAGCAACAGCTTTTGCAAGGGTACAGTGTCACCACTtgcacaaaccacacacacaactgcaggACACTGTAATACTAGAACGggtagtaataataatggccATTTGTTACATTTAAACATGCTAATGATGACATTTGCTAACGATTATTTCAGCCAGTGATTCGTGGCTGCCTCTCAAAGCATAGcagttcttttttctttatattttctttatcaATACATGGGATGAGGGACTATTTTACCACCCAGAAATTAAGTAGGCTAAAAGTAAATATTATTAGCAAAATCCATCTAAAGCATCAATACTAAAAGCACTTAAATTGCAGGAAAATAGTCCCTGTGAGTGATGAAAATATGCATTATAGTATCACATCATAATTAATGATGCATTGGTTGAGTTGGAGCTAATCTTAACTATTGTGTGTACATATTAGTAGTTAAATCTGTAAAATACCCAAACTTATAACTAAAGGCAAGCTGTCAAATATATGTAGTGAATTAAAACGTGATATTTCCCTCTCAATCTAAAGCACAAATGCgcaaatttgtacttaaataCAGCGCTTGAGTAAATCTACTGAAGAATCCCCCAGACCCCACTTCATGACCCATCGCCCCCAAAAGGCTGAACCATGCTTTAAACTCGCAGCTTCACCGAATCCTGCATGAGCACAGAGCTAGATGTAACCAGTAAGGGTGACTGTCCCTGATATTAGGCGCCAACAGATCTACCCCTCTCATAAAAAATGAATAGATCTTGCAGTGTGGGTTGTAATGGCCCCCCATTAGAGAGTGTCTGTATTCACATTAGTCCAGCATCACCCAAGAGGACCATGTGTCTGCAGCCCTGAAGAACATAACCATAAAACTAAATCTCCAGTTTAAACGACAGTCTCCTCGCCCAACATGTTAATTTACACTAAAGATGTCTCTTTGGACAACATCCAAGAGCGGCAGACGGCTCAGTAAGCTGCTCTACAAGTACTGAATATTAACTCATTAATTAACCCAGTCTGGATAATTTGTTGCACTGCAATGAAACGGTGACTGTGTGAATAATTTTCCACAGTGGCTGTATGGAGTGACCAAGGTCACTTTCAAAGCCTTATGTCCTTATTGGATCTGACAGGATCCTGAGTGAATAGGCTTTATGATATTAGGACAGGGCAAAAAAGGTTGTTTAAAATAAAGGGGACCTGAGGGATGAGATATGCCGTTATAATGTTTCGTCAAGTCCTCACGATGTAAATCGTGCAGGGAATCCTTTTAAATCACAGCAGCGTTTCACCCTCTCCTGTTGTCATGTTACTCTTTGTCACTAATAGCCGGTCTGTATCTCTTTCTTCCCTAAACAAGGCCTAATGCACAATACACCAAATCTAATTACCGGAGCATTATAACGTGAAATTCAGTAGAAGGGTAACATCATGCAACCTCATTTATGCAGCATCGTATTTCTTTCTGTAATCTGCCTCGATTAGGGAAACGTGATCTCAGGGCACCCTTctaaccaaataaacaaatacacaatCAATAGCCCGTGGACAGCGGCTCTGAGAGGAACCCTTTTCAGTTCCTTTGTTTTCAGGGCTTTCCCAGCACTTCGGCTATTCTGCTGCTCGGCGGACTGTTATTGACTTGTATAGGGAGAAACGGCTATTTTTGATCACAGCTTTCACTCTCGACAGTGTCTGGAATGTAGAGAAATGCTCCTCGGTGTAGAAAAAACCTTGAGACCATTTGGCTTTTAAATCACATCCAAATCAaatcatcaaattcaaattatgaaaataagaaataaga is drawn from Epinephelus fuscoguttatus linkage group LG5, E.fuscoguttatus.final_Chr_v1 and contains these coding sequences:
- the LOC125888861 gene encoding uncharacterized membrane protein C3orf80 homolog — its product is MMPRLPGGGRTTCGTTGTFLSVCLVSACQALRNCGEVQCGDGHQCCPPIVTGNGSVSSTVRCCKLPIHIFFDNVGWFTRKLSGILILLLLFAMGYFIQRIICPRPRRHPHHDRSEEPSLFHGHASASQDSLLDRYPEYSLGDFASPNLPAYDEVKYLPTYEESMQEMHRDRSDDNLLSESERGGQGRVRAAGPRAGDQRRDVLEVSGPQHSPRTSRNSV